A segment of the Allosaccharopolyspora coralli genome:
ACAGAGAAATGGATAACTGGGGATGACGCGACGAAGTACTTCGCGCGCCGCTGCGGCGTGGGTGACGACGGTGTTGATGACCGGTCTGGTCGCGGGCTCGGGGGTCGCGACGGCTGAACGCCCGGTGGCGCCGATGGGTACCAACGGCGCCGAAGCGCCGCAGCTGGGGTGGGGACCCTGTGCCGACGCACCCGGCTACGAGTGCGCCACCGCCGAGGTGCCGCTGTCGTATCGGGATCCGGGCGGTCAGACGATCCGGCTCGCGGTGGGCAAGCTGCCCGCTACGGACCAGGAGAACAAGATCGGCACGATCTTCTACAACCCCGGTGGTCCGGGCGGGCCCGGCAGGATCCCACCGGCGATCACCGAAGGTCTGCACGAGAAGTTCGACATCGTCGGCTTCGATCCTCGTGGCGTCGGCGCCAGCACGGGCCTGCGGTGTCTGACACCGGAGCAGGAGAGTGCGATCGGGACGTTCCCGGTGACCCCGCGACAGGAGCAAGAGATCGTCGCCGCCGCCGAAGCGGCCTCGGAGACCTGCGCGGACTCGGCGGGACCGTTGCTGCACCACATGTCGACGGCGAACGTCGCCAGGGACATGGACCTGCTACGGGAAGCGGTGGGCGAGGAACAGACCAACTACTACGGCGTCTCCTATGGCACGCATCTCGGTGCGGTCTACGCGAATCTGTTCCCGGACCGGGTGCGAGCGATGACCATCGACTCGGCTCTGGATCCGGTGGAGTGGACCACCGGCTACCCGGGCGAACAGTTCACGCCGATGAGCTACCGGCTCGGCAGCGCCGACGGCGCTCAGCGAGCGCTGGGCGCCTTTTTCGCGGAATGTCAGCGTGACGAACGGTGCGCGTTCCGGGCCCCGGGAGAGGACCTGCAGGCCAAGTACGACGAGGTCCTCGACCGGTTGCTGGAGCGGCCGGTGCAGATCGTGCCCCCGGGCGGAAGCGAGCCGATGGAGATCACGTACCAGGTCGCGGTGCAGTCGACCCTGGGTGCGTTGTACAACGCGGCGAACGCGCCGATGCTCGCCGACTTTCTGCAGACGCTGCACCAGCAGACACGTCCGGAGGCGGCCGGCGAGGGCCCGCCGCCGGTGGTGGCCGTTCCCGACCCGGCACCACGTCCGGGTTTCGCGCCGCAGACGCATCTCGGTGTGGAACAGTCGTTGAGCGTGCTCTGCGCCGAGACGAGTAACCCGGCGAATCCCTACGAGTGGGGGCGCTACGCTCGGAAGGCCGACGAGACCGCACGCGGGTTCGGTTCCTCGTGGACGTACCTGAGCCTGCCGTGCGCGACATGGCCGTCGAAGGACGTCGACCGGTACGCCGGTCCCTGGGACCGGCAGACGGCGAATCCCATCCTGACCATCGGCAACAGCCTGGGCGACCCCGCTACACCGTATGAGGACACGGTGGCGATCACCGAGATGCTCTCCGACGCCCGCCTGCTCACGCTCGACACCTTCGGACACGGTGCTCTGCGGCAGAGTGTCTGCGTCGACGACGCCATGAATCGGTACTTCGAGACCGGCGAGCTCCCGAAGGAGGGCGCGGTGTGCACTCCTGATCGGAGTCCCTTCGACCCGGCACCGCAGCCCTGAGCGGTTGCGCGGTTGGTTGGCGGAATCTCACCTCGCGGCCACGACGACGCTGTCCTCGCCGGTCGCGAGGTGAGAACTTGCGGGTGGCCGGCCTGCGTACGGGCGGAGAACCTGCCGGGTGCAGCGTGCCTGACCGCAACACGCAACCGCGCGACCAAGGGTCAGCCGAGGTGGTCGTTCGCTCCGCTGACCCAGTCGACGTAGCGATCCGCCGAACGCCGCACGGAAGTTTTCGCGTCGGTGTGAACCGAGCGCCCCGTCAGGCCGTGCAAGCGGCCGAACTCGAACGGTTCGAGGCGGTCGACGATCTGCCGGACCAGTCCGACCGACAGCGGGATCTGGTTCGGGTAGCTGCGCATGAAGGTCACCCAGCCCGCGTCGGCGACGGGCATGATCATGTCCCCGCTGAGTACCGTGCCCTCGCCGTGCGTGACATGCGCGACCATCCCGCCCGGGAAGTGACCACCCACCTCGACCAGCGTGACGCCCGGCAGGATTTCGCAGTTGCCGTGGGTACTGTGCAGGACCGGGTCGTTCCGCTGCACCCACTCCCGGTCGCGTGCGTTGACGAGAACCGGCACTCCGCCGAGGTGGTGGCTCCAGCTCACCTGCGAGCCGTACATGTGCGGGTGACTGGCCACGATCACCGAAGCACCACCGAGCTGCTCGACGGTGGTCGTCAGCGGCTCGTCCAGGTGATTCGGCGGATCCCACAGGAGATTCCCGTGCGGTGTCTGCACGAGAAACGTCCGCTGGCCGATGGCGAAGCCGGGACTCCGGGACAGTCGGTGGACGCCGGGGTCGACTTCCTCGTGCACCAGCTCGTGCGGTTCGGCGGCCAGCTCCCGCAGCGTGGTCCACCACTGGCCGGTTTCCGGCACCCACTGCCGTTCGTCCGTACAGATCAGGCAGTTTCGACTCGGTGGGCGTTCGGACTCGGGATGTTCGACGCCACAGGTACCGCAGATCCAGATCGTCATGACGGTCAGCTTCCACCTTCCAGCGAACTGGAGGTCAAGCATGGGCTTCGACCGGTATTCGGCGCGTGCCGGCACCCACCGACTAGGATCTTCACCGCAGCGTCGCACACAGGAGGTTCGCCGTGATCACCGCGATCGTGATGATTCAGACCGCCGCGGATCGGCTCACCGAGGCCGCCCAGGAGGTCGCCGATCTCGACGGCGTCGCGGAGGTGTACTCCTGCGCCGGGGACGTGGATCTCATCGCGATCCTGCGGGTCACCGACCACGAGGAGATCGCCGACATTGTGCCCGGCCGGATCAACAAGGTCGCAGGCGTCGTCGACACCGACACCCACATCGCGTTCCGCTCGTACTCCCGCAGCGACACCGAGGCCACGTTCTCCATCGGTCTCGAGGAATGAGGCTGAGAACTCCCGTCAGAAGGTGTTGCTCGGTGGGTCGGGTGGAGACACGTCAGCGCCGTCCTCGCTGCGGGATCGGTTCTCCAGTAGCAAGCTAAGCGGCGAACCGCTGTCCTCGCGAGGAGGGCGTTGAGAACCTGACGGAGCTCGTGCTGCGTCCGTGGCGGTTCCGCCGCTGACGCGACGACGACCGCTCATTCCGCAAGGTGCGGTTCGGCTACGGAACCACCCGGCAGAACAACCCGCGCACCCCTCTTGGTCTGACCCGCGCAGCTGTTAGTCCGACTCGGCCTTGAGCGTGGTGGAACGTTCGGCCCAGTGTTGCAGCAGCGCCGCCGCCTTCCCCGAGTCGAGGGCGCGTGCCGCGCGGGACATGCCGTTGTCCAGTTGGCCGTGCAGGTCCGGTTCGGGCCCGTCGTGCGCGGCGAGCGCGGCGGCGGTATTGAGCAGGACGGCGTCGCGCACCGGTCCGGTGCGGCCCGCGAGCAGCGCGTGCACGACCTCCGCGTTCACGGCCGCGTCGCCACCGCGCAGGTCGTCCGCGGTGGTCAGCGGTAGCCCGAAGGCCGTCGGGTCGATCCTGCTGGTGGTCACCTTGCCGTCGTGCACCACCCACACCGCGGTGGCCGCGGTCGTGGTCACCTCGTCCATGCCGTCGTCGCCGCTGACCACCAGGGTGGAGTTGCCCCGGGTCGCGAACACGTCCGCGAGAACCGGCGCCATGACGCGGTCGGCGCAGCCGATGAGCCCCGAGGACGGGCGCGCCGGGTTCGTCAGCGGACCGAGCAGGTTGAACGCGGTCGGAATGCCGATCTCCCTGCGAGGCGCCGCCGCGTACTTCATGGCCGGGTGGAACACGGGTGCGTAGCAGAAGCCGAGCCCGATCTCCTCGACGCACCGCTGCAGCGGTGCGGGCGGAAGATCGATCGCGATCCCGAGCGCTTCCAAAACGTCGGCAGTGCCGCATTTCGAGGACGCTGCCCGGTTGCCGTGCTTGACGACGGTCGCCCCGCACGCCGCGGCCACGATCGCGGCCATCGTGGAGATGTTGACGCTGCCCGAGCGGTCTCCTCCGGTCCCGACCACGTCGAGCGAGCGGGCGGTGTGGTCGACCGCGCGGGCGTGAGCGAGCATCGCGTCGGCCATGCCCCGGATCTCCTCCGGGGTTTCGCCCTTCGCGCGCAGGCCCACGACGAACGCGGCGACCCGCGCCGGGGTCGCCTCGCCGGTCATGACGAGATCCATTGCCCACGCGGTGTCCTCGGCGGACAGGTCGCCGCCCGCGACGACGTGTGCCAGCAGGTTCGACCAGCTCCCGGCCATCGTGTCCACGAACCTCTCGAATCGAACGGGTGGCCGAGCGTGCCCGGAAGTTCCGGGGTGGTGCTCAGCCCTGGACGACCGGTGCCCGCTGTCCGCGGAGCACCTCGGCGACGGTCTCGGCGGCGGCCAACGGGTCCAGCGGGTGGACGAGGACCGCGTCGGCCTGCGACCAGGTCGCGAGCCATCGGTCGTCCTTGCGGCGCACGGTCACCACCACCGGCGGGCAGTCGGTGATCTCGTTCTTGATCTGCCGGGACACGCCCATCCCACCGGTGGGCTGCGCTTCACCGTCGAGGATCGCCAGGTCCGCGTTGCCCGCGTCGACCTCGACGAGCAGGTCTGCGATGGTGCCGACCTCGAGGTAGGAGACACGGCCGAGATCGGGCGCGGGGCGGCGGCCGACGGCGGTCATGATCGACTCACGCACCTCGGGGCGGTGACTGAACACGAGCACGGTGGTGGTCGGTGCGCTCATCGGCGTACTCCTCGCTCGGTCATGTTCTCGCGGTGTCGATCGACGCCGCCCGCAGCGACGTCGATCGGTTTCCGCATCGTATCGGCTGCGCCGCACGCGAATGTAGTGGAGTACGGGTGCCGCCGTGCCTGGAACCCCGCGATCCGTGCCGTTCGCGGTGGTCGGGCGTGTCCGATAAATGTGATGATCGTCGCGCCGGTGGCGGGGTGAGCCCCGCGTGGTGCGCGGTGCTGATCGTCACGAGCCACGATCGTGCGGTTGGAGGGCGTCCCAGCCCAGCGCACGGCCTCGCAGGCGCTGCAGCAGGCTCGCCATCCGGGACGCCTCCTGGGAACAGGACAACGCGTCGAGGTGCTGCACGCGGACGGCGACGAACCGGTTCGCTGCCGGATCGAGCCCGGCGGGCACGGGATGTGGGTCGGCCTCACAGGCACGCAGAGTCCATCCTTCCTCGGCGAGCAGCTCGCGCGCCGACGGCACCGACTCGACGGGCAGCACCAGGTGATGACGCAGGACTGCGTGCCGCCGGGGATCCCACTGTGAGGCTCTGTCCAGCACGGACGAGGCGGCTTCGGTGTCGTCGAAGGCGTCGGCGACTACCGTCAGGCCGGGCGTGTCGATCGTGAACCCGGCAGTGTCGGCGGCTCGTCGGCGCCGGATCAGCCGAGTGGCCCATGCCCGGAACGTCCTCACGGAGGGTCACCTCCCCGGTGCGATCAGATCAAAGCGGTGTGTTCCTGGTGACCCGATCGAACACACAGCGACCGCGCAAGCCATAATGCGTCGCGTGACAACGGCAGCGCCTTCGATCAGTCAACGCGTGCACTCGCTGAACCGGCCCAACATGGTCAGCGTCGGCACCATCGTGTGGTTGGCCAGCGAGCTGATGTTCTTCGCCGGGCTCTTCGCCATGTTCTTCACGGTGAAGGCACAGAACGTCGGTCCGTGGCCGCCTCCGCCCGCGGAGTTGAACCTCGCGTACGCCCTCCCCTTCACGGTCATCCTGGTGGCCTCGTCGTTCACCTGTCAGTGGGGTGTGTTCGCGGCGGAGCGGGGGGACGTGTACGGCCTCCGCAGGTGGTACGTGGTGACGCTGGTGATGGGGACGATCTTCGTCCTCGGGCAGGCCGGTGAGTACTACACGCTCGTGACCGCTCACGCGACCACCATCGCGTCCTCGGCCTACGGAACCGTCTTCTACATGACGACCGGGTTCCACGGACTGCACGTGATCGGCGGTCTCGTCGCGTTCGTGTACCTCATCATGCGCACGAGACTGAGCAAGTTCACGCCGGCACAGGCCATCGCCGCGATCGTCGTGTCCTACTACTGGCACTTCGTGGACATCGTGTGGGTCGGGTTGTTCGCCGTGATCTACCTCGTCCCGTGATCGTCGCCGTACAAGGTCGCTACCGAACACCCCGTACCGGACAGCAAGGGTTGCCGCATCCATGACCACCACCAAGAAACGGAACCGCGCGGGTTCGAAGCTCAAGCGCC
Coding sequences within it:
- a CDS encoding alpha/beta hydrolase — translated: MTRRSTSRAAAAWVTTVLMTGLVAGSGVATAERPVAPMGTNGAEAPQLGWGPCADAPGYECATAEVPLSYRDPGGQTIRLAVGKLPATDQENKIGTIFYNPGGPGGPGRIPPAITEGLHEKFDIVGFDPRGVGASTGLRCLTPEQESAIGTFPVTPRQEQEIVAAAEAASETCADSAGPLLHHMSTANVARDMDLLREAVGEEQTNYYGVSYGTHLGAVYANLFPDRVRAMTIDSALDPVEWTTGYPGEQFTPMSYRLGSADGAQRALGAFFAECQRDERCAFRAPGEDLQAKYDEVLDRLLERPVQIVPPGGSEPMEITYQVAVQSTLGALYNAANAPMLADFLQTLHQQTRPEAAGEGPPPVVAVPDPAPRPGFAPQTHLGVEQSLSVLCAETSNPANPYEWGRYARKADETARGFGSSWTYLSLPCATWPSKDVDRYAGPWDRQTANPILTIGNSLGDPATPYEDTVAITEMLSDARLLTLDTFGHGALRQSVCVDDAMNRYFETGELPKEGAVCTPDRSPFDPAPQP
- a CDS encoding MBL fold metallo-hydrolase, whose amino-acid sequence is MTIWICGTCGVEHPESERPPSRNCLICTDERQWVPETGQWWTTLRELAAEPHELVHEEVDPGVHRLSRSPGFAIGQRTFLVQTPHGNLLWDPPNHLDEPLTTTVEQLGGASVIVASHPHMYGSQVSWSHHLGGVPVLVNARDREWVQRNDPVLHSTHGNCEILPGVTLVEVGGHFPGGMVAHVTHGEGTVLSGDMIMPVADAGWVTFMRSYPNQIPLSVGLVRQIVDRLEPFEFGRLHGLTGRSVHTDAKTSVRRSADRYVDWVSGANDHLG
- a CDS encoding Lrp/AsnC family transcriptional regulator, whose amino-acid sequence is MITAIVMIQTAADRLTEAAQEVADLDGVAEVYSCAGDVDLIAILRVTDHEEIADIVPGRINKVAGVVDTDTHIAFRSYSRSDTEATFSIGLEE
- the trpD gene encoding anthranilate phosphoribosyltransferase yields the protein MAGSWSNLLAHVVAGGDLSAEDTAWAMDLVMTGEATPARVAAFVVGLRAKGETPEEIRGMADAMLAHARAVDHTARSLDVVGTGGDRSGSVNISTMAAIVAAACGATVVKHGNRAASSKCGTADVLEALGIAIDLPPAPLQRCVEEIGLGFCYAPVFHPAMKYAAAPRREIGIPTAFNLLGPLTNPARPSSGLIGCADRVMAPVLADVFATRGNSTLVVSGDDGMDEVTTTAATAVWVVHDGKVTTSRIDPTAFGLPLTTADDLRGGDAAVNAEVVHALLAGRTGPVRDAVLLNTAAALAAHDGPEPDLHGQLDNGMSRAARALDSGKAAALLQHWAERSTTLKAESD
- the ctaE gene encoding aa3-type cytochrome oxidase subunit III, producing MRRVTTAAPSISQRVHSLNRPNMVSVGTIVWLASELMFFAGLFAMFFTVKAQNVGPWPPPPAELNLAYALPFTVILVASSFTCQWGVFAAERGDVYGLRRWYVVTLVMGTIFVLGQAGEYYTLVTAHATTIASSAYGTVFYMTTGFHGLHVIGGLVAFVYLIMRTRLSKFTPAQAIAAIVVSYYWHFVDIVWVGLFAVIYLVP